The following are encoded together in the Janthinobacterium sp. Marseille genome:
- the purM gene encoding phosphoribosylformylglycinamidine cyclo-ligase, with translation MSSNSNISLSYRDAGVDIDAGDALVEAIKPFAKRTMREGVMGGLGGFGAMFEISKKYKEPVLVSGTDGVGTKLKLAFELNRHDTVGIDLVAMSVNDILVQGAEPLFFLDYFACGKLDVAIATDVIKGVAKGCEQAGCALIGGETAEMPSMYPAGEYDLAGFAVGAVEKSKIIDGTKIAPGDVVLGLASSGAHSNGYSLVRKIISVANPDLNADFHGRKLADVLMEPTRIYVKPLLALMAAMEVKGMVHITGGGLVENIPRVLQPHLTAVLDSGAWDMPPLFKWLQQHGGVADAEMHRVFNCGIGMTVIVSKENADAAIAQLKAAGETVMRIGEIRERAEGQAQTIVL, from the coding sequence ATGAGTTCCAATTCCAATATTTCCCTTTCCTACCGCGACGCTGGTGTTGACATTGATGCCGGGGATGCCCTGGTCGAAGCGATCAAGCCATTTGCCAAACGCACCATGCGTGAAGGCGTGATGGGCGGCCTGGGCGGTTTCGGCGCCATGTTCGAAATCAGCAAGAAGTACAAGGAACCAGTATTGGTCTCCGGTACCGACGGCGTCGGCACCAAGCTGAAATTGGCATTTGAATTGAATCGTCACGACACGGTCGGCATCGACCTGGTCGCGATGAGCGTCAATGACATCCTGGTACAAGGTGCAGAACCTTTGTTTTTCCTGGATTACTTTGCCTGCGGCAAACTGGATGTAGCCATCGCAACCGACGTCATCAAGGGCGTCGCCAAGGGTTGCGAACAGGCCGGTTGCGCGTTGATTGGTGGCGAAACCGCTGAAATGCCTAGCATGTATCCGGCTGGTGAATACGATCTGGCCGGCTTCGCTGTCGGTGCGGTAGAAAAATCGAAAATTATCGACGGTACCAAAATTGCCCCGGGCGACGTGGTGCTGGGCCTGGCTTCGTCGGGTGCGCATTCCAACGGTTATTCGCTGGTACGCAAAATCATCTCGGTGGCAAATCCTGACCTGAACGCCGATTTCCATGGCCGTAAACTGGCCGATGTACTGATGGAGCCTACCCGTATTTACGTCAAACCTTTGCTGGCTTTGATGGCGGCGATGGAAGTCAAAGGCATGGTGCACATTACCGGTGGCGGCCTGGTGGAAAACATTCCACGCGTATTGCAGCCGCACCTCACTGCTGTGCTGGATAGCGGCGCATGGGACATGCCGCCACTGTTCAAATGGTTGCAGCAACACGGTGGTGTGGCTGACGCCGAAATGCATCGCGTCTTCAACTGCGGTATCGGCATGACCGTGATCGTGTCGAAAGAAAATGCTGATGCAGCCATCGCACAATTGAAAGCTGCCGGTGAAACCGTCATGCGCATCGGTGAAATCCGCGAGCGCGCTGAAGGCCAGGCACAGACCATCGTACTGTAA
- a CDS encoding HAD family hydrolase, protein MTNLALFDLDHTLIPLDSDYEWGQFLSRTGAVDREAFAKRNAEFFAQYQNGTLDPQEYLEFALGTLAQFPRSQLDVWHQAFMDEVIHPVLLPAARDLLKKHQDAGDLVAIVTATNRFVTAPIAQALNVEHLLAAEPELKPDGSLTGKLVGIPTSGAGKIAHTNAWLAARGLTLKDFERSYFYSDSQADIPLLSIVTHPIATNPNALLTAHAQAQGWPIINLFND, encoded by the coding sequence ATGACAAACCTGGCTTTATTTGACCTCGACCATACGCTGATCCCGCTCGACTCCGATTATGAATGGGGTCAATTCCTGTCCCGCACCGGCGCGGTGGATCGCGAAGCTTTTGCCAAACGCAATGCCGAATTCTTTGCGCAATATCAAAATGGCACGTTGGATCCGCAGGAATACCTGGAATTCGCGCTCGGCACACTGGCGCAATTCCCGCGCAGCCAGCTCGACGTCTGGCACCAGGCGTTCATGGATGAAGTCATCCATCCGGTCCTGCTGCCAGCGGCCCGTGATTTATTGAAAAAACACCAGGATGCTGGCGACCTGGTGGCCATCGTCACCGCCACCAACCGCTTCGTCACCGCGCCTATCGCACAGGCGCTGAATGTCGAGCATTTGCTGGCTGCCGAGCCGGAACTCAAGCCGGATGGCAGCCTGACCGGAAAACTAGTTGGCATTCCAACCTCAGGCGCGGGTAAAATTGCACATACCAATGCGTGGCTGGCCGCGCGCGGCCTTACATTAAAGGATTTCGAACGCAGCTATTTCTATAGCGACTCGCAAGCCGATATTCCCTTGTTGTCCATCGTCACTCACCCGATTGCAACCAACCCCAACGCCTTGCTGACTGCGCATGCTCAAGCGCAGGGCTGGCCGATCATCAATCTCTTCAATGATTAA
- the hda gene encoding DnaA regulatory inactivator Hda, translating into MRQLLLDLPAEKPQTLDSFVVGTNAELAQLLQRLAAGQPNGLDERFVYLWGEAGAGKTHLLRAMAETPHARYLDSDAGTDDFLYDSATTLYLLDDSHKLTPDAQIAAFALFNQVREQGGCLLAAGNAAPASLTVREDLRTRFGWGLIYQVHGLSDDEKIAALTHAAGARGLTLSPGVLPYLITHFARDMRSLSAMLDALDQYSLETKRPITLPLLRELLQRQD; encoded by the coding sequence ATGAGGCAGTTGTTACTCGATTTACCCGCCGAAAAACCGCAAACGCTGGATAGCTTCGTGGTCGGCACCAACGCCGAACTGGCGCAGTTGCTGCAACGCCTGGCCGCCGGCCAGCCGAATGGCCTGGATGAACGCTTCGTCTACCTGTGGGGCGAGGCCGGTGCCGGCAAAACCCACTTGCTGCGCGCGATGGCCGAAACGCCACATGCGCGCTATCTGGATAGTGATGCCGGTACGGACGACTTCCTATACGACAGCGCGACCACCCTTTACCTGCTCGACGATAGCCACAAACTGACGCCGGACGCGCAAATCGCCGCCTTCGCGCTGTTTAACCAGGTGCGCGAACAAGGCGGCTGCCTGCTGGCAGCCGGCAACGCCGCACCGGCCAGCCTTACCGTGCGGGAAGATTTGCGTACCCGTTTCGGCTGGGGCCTGATCTATCAGGTGCATGGCCTGAGCGACGATGAAAAAATCGCCGCCCTCACGCATGCGGCCGGCGCGCGCGGACTGACGCTGTCGCCCGGCGTGTTACCCTATCTCATTACGCATTTTGCGCGCGATATGCGCTCTTTATCGGCGATGCTGGACGCCCTCGACCAATATTCACTGGAAACCAAACGCCCGATTACCCTGCCCTTGCTGCGCGAGTTGCTGCAGCGACAGGATTAA